The following proteins are encoded in a genomic region of Rhizobium sp. CCGE531:
- the rpsD gene encoding 30S ribosomal protein S4, with protein sequence MSKRESSKYKIDRRMGENIWGRPKSPVNRREYGPGQHGQRRKGKLSDFGVQLRAKQKLKGYYGDLREKQFRATFDEANRRKGDTSENLIGLLESRLDAIVYRAKFVPTVFAARQFVNHGHVTVNGVRVNIGSYRCKAGDVIEVREKSKQLVIVLESVGLAERDVPDYIEADHNKMVATFARIPTLADVPYAVVMEPQLVVEFYSR encoded by the coding sequence ATGAGCAAGCGCGAATCGTCCAAGTATAAAATTGACCGCCGTATGGGCGAAAATATCTGGGGCCGTCCGAAGTCCCCGGTAAACCGCCGCGAATACGGCCCGGGCCAGCATGGCCAGCGCCGCAAGGGCAAGCTTTCCGACTTCGGCGTGCAGCTGCGCGCCAAGCAGAAGCTGAAGGGTTACTACGGCGACCTGCGTGAAAAGCAGTTCCGCGCCACCTTCGACGAAGCCAACCGCCGCAAGGGCGACACCTCGGAAAACCTGATCGGCCTGCTCGAATCGCGCCTCGACGCGATCGTCTACCGCGCCAAGTTCGTTCCGACCGTCTTCGCAGCCCGTCAGTTCGTCAACCATGGCCACGTCACGGTCAACGGCGTTCGCGTCAACATCGGTTCGTACCGCTGCAAGGCTGGCGACGTCATCGAAGTTCGCGAAAAGTCCAAGCAGCTCGTGATCGTCCTGGAATCGGTAGGTCTCGCTGAGCGTGACGTTCCGGACTACATCGAAGCCGACCACAACAAGATGGTAGCGACTTTCGCTCGCATTCCGACCCTTGCCGATGTGCCGTACGCCGTCGTCATGGAGCCGCAGCTGGTCGTCGAATTCTATTCGCGTTAA
- a CDS encoding ATP-binding protein has translation MQVGIDMGTASGGTSAQLDIEELLATRLLVQGNSGSGKSHLLRRLLEQSAQWVQQVIIDPEGDFVTLADKFGHVVVDGERTEAELAGIANRIRQHRVSCVLTLEGLDIEQQMRAAAAFLNGMFDADREFWYPVLVVVDEAQMFAPSVGGDVSEDARKMSLGAMTNLMCRGRKRGLAGVIATQRLAKLAKNVAAEASNFLMGRTFLDIDMARAADLLGMDRRQAEMFRDLKRGNFVALGPALSRRPLPIAIGTVETSARSSSPKLMPLPDAPQDVEDLIFTPDPEEFTRPVVRRATPAPRPTTDILAELSRSVPAAGPAPAEPKVSQPEISSEDREARVSAVLSEILDDPASGFRTDSVLYQEFLVRLRMRRVPGAPMSLSEFRRRVAIARSGADEEVMATDQWATALSLSSSVTDDLQGVFLMLAKAAIGGEPCPSDARIARAYGTHSARRARRLLSYFEEQGSVVVHTDFSGKRIVAFPDMGSQTAPGDANAPDLNSGEQAAAE, from the coding sequence TTGCAGGTCGGCATCGACATGGGAACGGCGTCCGGCGGGACCAGCGCCCAGCTCGATATCGAGGAGCTGCTGGCGACGCGTCTTCTGGTACAGGGCAACTCCGGTTCCGGAAAATCGCATCTGCTGCGACGACTGCTGGAGCAATCGGCGCAATGGGTGCAGCAGGTCATCATCGATCCCGAAGGCGATTTCGTCACGCTGGCCGATAAGTTCGGGCATGTGGTCGTGGATGGCGAGCGCACGGAAGCCGAACTCGCCGGTATCGCCAATCGCATCCGCCAGCATCGCGTCTCCTGCGTGCTGACGCTCGAAGGGCTCGATATCGAGCAGCAGATGCGCGCCGCCGCCGCTTTCCTGAACGGCATGTTCGATGCCGATCGCGAATTCTGGTATCCGGTGCTTGTCGTGGTCGACGAGGCGCAGATGTTTGCGCCCTCGGTCGGCGGCGATGTCTCGGAAGATGCGCGTAAGATGTCGCTCGGGGCCATGACCAATTTGATGTGCCGCGGACGAAAGCGCGGCCTTGCCGGCGTCATCGCGACGCAGCGCCTGGCGAAGCTCGCCAAGAACGTTGCGGCGGAAGCCTCGAATTTCCTGATGGGCCGTACCTTCCTCGATATCGACATGGCCCGCGCCGCCGACCTTCTCGGCATGGATCGCAGGCAGGCGGAAATGTTCCGCGATCTGAAGCGCGGCAATTTCGTGGCCCTCGGTCCGGCTCTGTCACGCCGGCCGTTACCGATCGCCATCGGCACGGTGGAAACATCGGCGCGTTCTTCCAGCCCGAAGCTGATGCCGCTGCCGGATGCGCCGCAGGATGTGGAAGACCTGATCTTCACGCCGGATCCGGAAGAGTTCACGCGGCCCGTTGTCCGCCGCGCGACGCCGGCGCCGCGGCCGACGACCGACATTTTGGCCGAGCTTTCCCGTTCCGTGCCGGCGGCAGGCCCAGCTCCGGCTGAGCCGAAGGTCAGCCAGCCTGAAATATCGAGCGAAGACCGCGAGGCGAGGGTAAGCGCCGTGCTGTCGGAAATCCTCGACGACCCGGCCTCGGGATTCCGAACGGATTCAGTGCTCTATCAGGAGTTTCTCGTTCGCTTGCGCATGCGCCGCGTGCCCGGTGCGCCCATGAGCCTGTCGGAATTCCGCCGCCGCGTGGCGATCGCGCGCTCCGGCGCGGATGAGGAGGTCATGGCGACCGACCAGTGGGCAACGGCACTCTCGCTTTCCTCCAGCGTCACCGACGACCTGCAGGGCGTCTTCCTGATGCTGGCGAAAGCCGCCATCGGTGGCGAGCCGTGCCCATCCGATGCCCGCATCGCCCGTGCCTACGGCACCCATTCGGCGCGCCGCGCGCGCCGTCTCCTCAGCTATTTCGAGGAGCAGGGCAGCGTCGTCGTTCACACGGATTTTTCGGGCAAGCGTATTGTCGCCTTTCCGGATATGGGGTCGCAGACCGCGCCGGGTGACGCCAATGCGCCCGATCTGAATAGCGGCGAGCAGGCGGCGGCGGAATAG
- a CDS encoding glutaminase, giving the protein MTDLQAILDGIHAELSPRIGEGKVADYIPELAKIDPKQFGMAIATVNGDVYSIGDAAVPFSIQSISKVFMLTLALGKVGESLWNRVGREPSGTAFNSIVQLEREEGIPRNPFINAGAIAISDIVLAGHEPREAIGELLRFVRYVADDEAISIDDRVARSETQTGYRNFALANFMRAYGNLHHPVEHVLGVYFHQCALSMSCQQLAKAGLYLAARGSNPITGHSVVSPKRARRINALMLTCGHYDGSGDFAYHVGLPGKSGVGGGILAVAPGIGSIAVWSPGLNKVGNSQLGAVALEMLAARTGWSVFGD; this is encoded by the coding sequence ATGACGGATTTGCAGGCCATTCTCGACGGCATTCATGCGGAGCTTTCGCCGCGCATCGGCGAGGGCAAGGTTGCCGATTACATTCCGGAACTGGCAAAGATCGATCCGAAGCAGTTCGGCATGGCGATCGCCACGGTCAACGGCGATGTCTACAGCATCGGCGACGCCGCCGTTCCCTTCTCCATCCAGAGTATCTCCAAGGTCTTCATGCTGACCCTGGCGCTGGGCAAAGTCGGCGAGAGCTTGTGGAATCGTGTGGGACGCGAACCGTCCGGCACGGCCTTCAATTCCATCGTTCAGCTCGAGCGGGAGGAGGGCATTCCTCGCAATCCCTTCATCAACGCGGGTGCTATCGCCATCAGCGATATCGTGCTGGCGGGACATGAGCCGCGGGAAGCGATCGGCGAACTCTTGCGCTTCGTGCGCTATGTGGCGGACGACGAAGCGATCAGCATCGACGACAGGGTGGCGCGCTCTGAGACACAGACGGGCTATCGCAATTTCGCGCTCGCGAATTTCATGCGCGCCTATGGCAATCTCCATCATCCGGTCGAGCATGTGCTCGGCGTCTATTTCCATCAATGCGCTCTTTCGATGAGCTGTCAGCAGCTTGCCAAGGCCGGGCTCTATCTTGCCGCGCGCGGCAGCAATCCGATAACGGGCCATTCCGTCGTCTCGCCGAAACGGGCGCGGCGCATCAATGCGCTGATGCTGACCTGCGGCCATTATGACGGCTCCGGCGATTTCGCCTATCATGTCGGTCTTCCCGGCAAGAGCGGCGTCGGCGGCGGCATATTGGCCGTGGCGCCCGGTATCGGTTCGATCGCCGTCTGGTCGCCGGGTCTGAACAAGGTCGGCAATTCGCAACTCGGCGCGGTGGCGTTGGAAATGCTGGCGGCCCGTACCGGCTGGTCCGTCTTTGGTGATTGA
- a CDS encoding alpha-hydroxy acid oxidase, which produces MRLRECHNFHDFRLLAKKRLPGPIFNYIDGAADDEVTLRRNTSSFESCDLVPNVLRGVSEIDMSVTVMGQRLATPFYCSPTALQRLFHHQGENAVAAAASSLGTMFGVSSLGTVSLEEIRRKYPGPQVYQFYFHKDRGLNRTMMERAKEAGVNVMMLTVDSITGGNRERDLRTGFSIPFKLNLAGLTQFAIKPAWALNYVTHEKFRLPQLDEHVDMSGGAMSIGKYFTEMLDPSMNWNDVAEMVKHWNGQFCLKGIMSVEDAKRAVDIGCTGIVLSNHGGRQLDGSRSAFDQLAEIVDAVGHRIDVMMDGGVQRGTHVLKALSLGAKAVGLGRFYLYPLAAAGQAGVERALRHLRIEVERDMKLMGCTSVSQLSRANLRFR; this is translated from the coding sequence ATGCGTCTGCGTGAGTGCCACAATTTCCATGATTTTCGCCTCCTCGCGAAAAAGCGTCTTCCCGGCCCGATCTTCAACTATATCGACGGCGCGGCCGACGACGAGGTGACGCTGCGGCGAAACACGTCGAGCTTCGAAAGCTGCGATCTCGTTCCCAATGTCCTGCGTGGGGTCAGCGAGATCGACATGTCTGTCACCGTCATGGGACAAAGGCTCGCTACGCCCTTCTATTGCTCGCCGACGGCCCTGCAGCGGCTGTTTCACCACCAGGGCGAGAACGCGGTCGCTGCCGCAGCTTCCTCGCTTGGCACCATGTTCGGCGTCTCCTCACTCGGCACCGTCAGCCTCGAGGAAATCCGCAGGAAGTACCCGGGGCCGCAGGTCTACCAGTTCTATTTCCATAAGGATCGCGGGCTGAACCGGACGATGATGGAGCGGGCGAAGGAAGCCGGCGTCAACGTGATGATGCTGACGGTCGACAGTATCACCGGCGGCAACCGCGAGCGCGACCTTCGCACCGGGTTCTCCATTCCGTTCAAGCTCAATCTGGCGGGTCTGACCCAGTTTGCCATCAAGCCGGCCTGGGCGCTGAACTATGTCACCCACGAGAAATTCCGCCTGCCGCAGCTCGATGAACATGTGGATATGAGCGGCGGCGCCATGTCGATCGGCAAGTATTTTACCGAGATGCTCGATCCGTCGATGAACTGGAACGATGTCGCCGAAATGGTGAAGCACTGGAACGGACAGTTCTGCCTGAAGGGCATCATGTCGGTCGAGGATGCCAAGCGGGCGGTCGATATCGGATGTACCGGCATCGTGCTGTCGAACCATGGCGGCCGGCAGCTGGACGGCTCGCGCTCCGCATTCGATCAGCTGGCGGAGATCGTCGATGCCGTCGGTCACCGCATCGATGTCATGATGGATGGCGGCGTCCAGCGCGGTACGCATGTGCTGAAGGCCCTGTCGCTCGGCGCCAAGGCCGTGGGTCTCGGGCGCTTCTATCTCTATCCGCTGGCCGCTGCCGGGCAGGCTGGCGTCGAGCGCGCGCTCAGGCATCTGCGCATCGAGGTCGAGCGCGACATGAAGCTGATGGGCTGCACCTCGGTCAGCCAGCTATCACGGGCCAATCTGCGGTTCAGATAG